TACAGACCAGGAATGGAAAGCGTACTGCTGCTGCTGCCATAAAGATCGCTGCAGACATGGTCGCTGAAGGTCTTATCGATAAGAAGACCGCTATTTTGAGGATAGAGCCTAACCAGATTGACAAGTTGCTGCATCCGATGATCGATCCACAGGCAACTCTGCAGGTCGTGGCTACAGGACTTCCCGCTTCTCCGGGAGCTGCAGTGGGTAAAGTTGTGTTCACTGCGGAGCATGCTGAACAAATGGCAGAGTCCGGTGCAAAGGTGATCCTCGTACGTACGGAGACATCTCCCGAAGATATAGGCGGTATGAACGCTGCCGAGGGGATTCTCACAGTGCGCGGCGGAATGACATCACACGCTGCAGTAGTGGCAAGAGGCATGGGGAAACCCTGTGTTGCCGGATGTGGCGAAATATCCATAGATATAAAGAAAGGTGTATTCTCTGCAGGATCCTGCTCGATCCATGAAGGCGATTATATATCCATAGACGGTTCAACAGGTCACGTTATAGTGGGCAAGGTCCCCCTGATCACTCCTGAAGTTAGCGGGGAACTTAAGACCGTGCTCAAGTGGGCGGACGAAGTGAGAACCCTTGGTGTGAGAACGAATGCCGATACTCCTTATGATGCCAGTGTTGCCAGGGAATTTGGTGCAGAAGGCATTGGATTGTGTCGTACAGAGCACATGTTCTTCGGTGAAGAGCGTATTCCCGTAGTAAGGGAAATGATCATGGCCGAAACAGAAGCGGCAAGAAGGAGTGCTCTTGTAAAGCTTCTCCCGATGCAGAGAGAGGATTTTGCAGGCATATTCCATGCCATGGAAGGATATCCGGTAACCATCCGTTTGCTTGATCCTCCGCTTCACGAGTTCCTGCCTAACCATGAGGAAGCTCTGGAAAAATTAATGGAGCTTGAGAGCAAAGATGCTCCTGAATCTGAGATCAATAAGGTAAAGAAAGTTATGGAAAGGATAGAGTTCCTGAAAGAGATCAACCCTATGCTAGGTTTCAGGGGTTGCAGGCTTGGAGTTGTCTATCCTGAAATATATGAGATGCAGGTGCAGGCTATTATTGAGGCGGCCTGTGAGCTTACCAAAGAAGGCATGACTATAGTGCCAGAGATAATGATTCCCCTCATATCCCATGTTAAAGAACTGCAGATAGTCAAGCAGCAGGTTGTAAAGGTAGCAAGTGCTGTTATGGCAGACAAAGATGTGAAAATAAATTACAAAATCGGTACCATGATAGAACTTCCAAGGGCTGCCCTTACAGCTGACAAGATAGCCCTTGAGGCGGATTTCTTCTCATTTGGTACAAATGACCTTACTCAGACTACCTTTGGTTTCAGCAGAGATGATGCAGCCAAGTTCCTGCCCGCTTACATAGAAAAGTCCATACTGGAACACGACCCTTTTGCCGTGCTTGACCAGAGCGGTGTGGGTGAACTTATAAAAATAGGAATTGACAAAGGCCGCTCCACCAAAAGTGATCTGAAAATAGGCATTTGCGGTGAACACGGAGGAGAGCCCAGTTCTGTTATCTTCGGGCATAAGGTGGGCCTTAATTACGTCAGTTGTTCACCATTCCGTGTGCCTGTGGCCAGAATGGCAGCTGCACATGCAGCAATTCAGGAAGAAGAAATGAACAAAAAATGAGGTAAGACAGGGTTTTTCCAGGCCCTGCACATGATTTTTATTAACTGTTTTTTATTATCTGGGCTTCAGTACAATAACATATGATAGCGATCTGATTTTTAAAATATCATGATTAATGGGATCGGATCATAAATAGGACCCAATTCAATAAGATCGCTCTATCATATAATCTGCTATTGCAAGGAGTATCTCTTTTGCTTCTGAATCACCCAGTACATCCAGTTTCGCTTTACCTTCACGGATGTGTGCAAGAGCCACATTGCGCGCATATTCGATAGAACCAGATTCTTCAAGCTGTCTGATAGCATCTTCCAGTTGTCCCCTTGAAGCCTTGCCCTTGCCGAATATTTCCAATTGCACGCCGGAGTTGAGGGCGTGAATGGCTATGAGGGTCTTTTTTCCTTCCATTATATCGCTTCCCCTCACTTTGCCCAGCGTTTCTTCAGGGGTCACTATATCCAGCACATCATCATATATCTGGAAAGCAATACCTATCATGCGGCCAAACTCGTACATCTGGTCCGCTACTTCAAGGGAAGAGCCACCAAGCAATGCACCTATCTTACATGCAGCTCCATAAAGCACAGCAGTTTTCTTCTCCACCATTTGGATGTACTCTTTTTCAGAGACCATGTCCTTATGCTCGAATTCCACATCCAGCCACTGACCTTCACATATCTCTGTGCAGGTCCTTGCCAGGATATAGATGCACTTTACTATGCGTGCAGGATCGTTATCCATGCGGGTTATTATCTCAAAGGCTCTGGAGTATAATGTATCTCCTGCAAGGATAGCTCCGGGTTCTCCCCATTTCACATGTGCTGCAGGCATTCCCCTGCGTACATCGTCCCTGTCCATGATATCATCATGCATCAGAGTGAAATTATGTACCAGTTCTACAGCAACAGCAGCAGGCAGGACGGTCTGAAGATCAGACCCCACAGCTTCTGCGGTCAGTATTACTGCTGCAGGCCTGAGCCTTTTTCCGCCTGCATCAGGCAGGTATCGTGCAGCTTTATATAGTTCTTCGGGGTGTTTAATAGGGAGCATTTCCCGAATGCCCTCATCCACATGCACACTCCGTTTTTTGATCTCGTCAATCAGGTTCATGATATCTCGTCACTGCTAGATTACTCTTCTATGTATAGTTCCTCTCCGTTCCTTAACAGATGGAGCGTATCTCCCAGTACATAGCCTGCATCTTCTGCCATCTCTATGTATGCGGCATGCATTTCAATGGTTCCATGAGCAGGTATGACATGTTCAGGTTTGACCATCCTCAGCAGTTCCCAGTGATCTTCTCTGTAGGCGTGTCCTGACACATGTACATTATCATATATCCGTGCACCTTTCATTCTGAGCTTTGTTTCCAGAGCATAGCGGT
This DNA window, taken from Methanomethylovorans hollandica DSM 15978, encodes the following:
- the ppdK gene encoding pyruvate, phosphate dikinase, which translates into the protein MADNKFVYFFGGNKTEGKNSMKELLGGKGANLAEMANLGIPVPPGFTITTEVCVQYLKDKDYPKGLLEQVDAAIVKLEEVVGKKFGDNENPLLVSVRSGARVSMPGMMDTVLNLGLNDASVLGLAKNTENPRFAYDSYRRFLTMFGDVVLGIEHDKFEHALSEKKHALGVKLDNELGVNALKELVEQFKLIIEHETGKQFPQDARTQLLMSIDAVFQSWNNQRAITYRKLNNIPMEWGTAVNVQSMVYGNMGETSGTGVAFTRDPATGHKRFYGEYLINAQGEDVVAGIRTPRPISTLKEAMPIAFKQLEEIYIKLENHFRDMQDIEFTIEQGTLYMLQTRNGKRTAAAAIKIAADMVAEGLIDKKTAILRIEPNQIDKLLHPMIDPQATLQVVATGLPASPGAAVGKVVFTAEHAEQMAESGAKVILVRTETSPEDIGGMNAAEGILTVRGGMTSHAAVVARGMGKPCVAGCGEISIDIKKGVFSAGSCSIHEGDYISIDGSTGHVIVGKVPLITPEVSGELKTVLKWADEVRTLGVRTNADTPYDASVAREFGAEGIGLCRTEHMFFGEERIPVVREMIMAETEAARRSALVKLLPMQREDFAGIFHAMEGYPVTIRLLDPPLHEFLPNHEEALEKLMELESKDAPESEINKVKKVMERIEFLKEINPMLGFRGCRLGVVYPEIYEMQVQAIIEAACELTKEGMTIVPEIMIPLISHVKELQIVKQQVVKVASAVMADKDVKINYKIGTMIELPRAALTADKIALEADFFSFGTNDLTQTTFGFSRDDAAKFLPAYIEKSILEHDPFAVLDQSGVGELIKIGIDKGRSTKSDLKIGICGEHGGEPSSVIFGHKVGLNYVSCSPFRVPVARMAAAHAAIQEEEMNKK
- a CDS encoding polyprenyl synthetase family protein, with product MNLIDEIKKRSVHVDEGIREMLPIKHPEELYKAARYLPDAGGKRLRPAAVILTAEAVGSDLQTVLPAAVAVELVHNFTLMHDDIMDRDDVRRGMPAAHVKWGEPGAILAGDTLYSRAFEIITRMDNDPARIVKCIYILARTCTEICEGQWLDVEFEHKDMVSEKEYIQMVEKKTAVLYGAACKIGALLGGSSLEVADQMYEFGRMIGIAFQIYDDVLDIVTPEETLGKVRGSDIMEGKKTLIAIHALNSGVQLEIFGKGKASRGQLEDAIRQLEESGSIEYARNVALAHIREGKAKLDVLGDSEAKEILLAIADYMIERSY